A genome region from Kribbella amoyensis includes the following:
- a CDS encoding universal stress protein → MRYGRVVAGIDGSPAAEAAIRWASAETVARDAELVLLHAFVWPLFKVPLGPSDMAPGLRAGADKIVQDSVELARKFEAGVTVRGVRRDGFPAAVLVGVSSSADLVVIGSRGLGTRLGAMIGSTGLELAANARCPVVVVRPDQGDDPDRAAGPVVIGYDGSEAAATALDFGLDHARRHGVPIRVAVAKQLVVGDGPAEDVRTRVRERAGDLAAEFAPVTGHPADQLLRLSADASLVTLGSRGRGGFAGMILGSVSQTVLHHATCPVAVIPPAAIGG, encoded by the coding sequence ATGAGGTACGGGCGTGTGGTGGCAGGGATCGACGGCTCACCGGCCGCCGAGGCCGCGATCCGCTGGGCGTCGGCCGAGACGGTGGCCCGGGACGCGGAACTCGTTCTGCTGCACGCGTTCGTGTGGCCGTTGTTCAAGGTCCCGCTCGGGCCGAGCGACATGGCGCCCGGCCTCCGCGCGGGAGCCGACAAGATCGTCCAGGACTCGGTCGAGCTGGCCCGCAAGTTCGAGGCGGGGGTCACCGTGCGCGGGGTGCGCCGGGACGGCTTCCCGGCCGCGGTCCTGGTCGGTGTATCGAGCTCGGCGGACCTGGTCGTGATCGGCAGCCGCGGTCTCGGCACCAGGCTGGGCGCGATGATCGGGTCGACCGGACTGGAGCTGGCCGCGAACGCGCGCTGCCCGGTCGTCGTGGTCCGCCCGGACCAGGGCGACGACCCCGACCGCGCGGCAGGGCCCGTGGTGATCGGGTACGACGGGTCGGAGGCCGCGGCCACCGCGCTCGACTTCGGTCTCGACCACGCCCGACGGCACGGCGTACCGATCCGGGTCGCCGTGGCCAAGCAGCTGGTCGTCGGGGACGGGCCGGCCGAGGACGTACGGACCCGGGTCCGGGAGCGGGCCGGTGACCTGGCGGCAGAGTTCGCCCCGGTCACCGGGCATCCGGCCGACCAGCTGCTGCGATTGTCCGCGGACGCGAGCCTGGTCACGCTCGGCTCGCGGGGCCGGGGCGGGTTCGCCGGGATGATCCTCGGGTCGGTCAGCCAGACCGTGCTGCACCATGCGACCTGCCCGGTGGCGGTCATCCCGCCCGCCGCGATCGGAGGATGA
- a CDS encoding CBS domain-containing protein yields MLIRDLMTSPAITVTSDMPLGTALRILDDRKITAMPVLDQAGTLVGIVGEADLVPDEALLDDKVPISALRRVTDAPARRVADVMNHLVATVQADDELDSAVDLMWSTMVKSLPVVDHGKVVGMISRSDVVHLLAGRDDRIQAEVRELVETECADWLVTVQDGIVTVTGPADAHQRRVAEVLAHTVQGVVAVRIA; encoded by the coding sequence ATGCTGATCCGGGACCTGATGACGTCTCCCGCGATCACCGTGACGAGCGACATGCCGCTCGGGACCGCGCTGCGGATCCTGGACGACCGGAAGATCACCGCGATGCCGGTCCTGGACCAGGCCGGCACCCTGGTCGGGATCGTCGGCGAGGCCGACCTGGTCCCGGACGAGGCGCTGCTCGACGACAAGGTCCCGATCAGCGCGCTCCGCCGGGTCACCGACGCACCCGCCCGCCGGGTCGCCGACGTGATGAACCACCTGGTCGCCACCGTCCAGGCCGACGACGAGCTGGACTCCGCCGTCGATCTGATGTGGTCGACGATGGTGAAGAGCCTGCCGGTGGTCGACCACGGCAAGGTGGTCGGGATGATCAGCCGCAGCGACGTCGTCCACCTGCTGGCCGGTCGCGACGACCGGATCCAGGCCGAGGTCCGCGAGCTGGTCGAGACCGAGTGCGCGGACTGGCTGGTCACCGTCCAGGACGGGATCGTCACCGTGACCGGCCCGGCCGACGCGCACCAACGCCGCGTCGCCGAGGTCCTCGCCCACACCGTCCAGGGCGTCGTCGCGGTCCGGATCGCCTGA
- the ppk2 gene encoding polyphosphate kinase 2, whose amino-acid sequence MTVKDAQPKGGKKSRLPKKVYTKELLRLQAELVKLQEWVRAEGARVVVVFEGRDAAGKGSTIKRVTQYLNPRVARITALPAPTERQRSQWYFQRYIEHLPAAGEIVLFDRSWYNRAGVERVMGFCSNDEYVRFLRQAPVFERLLVEDGILLRKYWFSVSDSEQENRFRSRLEDPMRRWKLSPMDLESITRWEDYSRAKDEMFLQTDRPEAPWYVVESEDKRTARINMIAHLLSTIPYHEVQRAPLDLPPRPPSKGYERTPREMQTEIPDHAAGLR is encoded by the coding sequence ATGACGGTGAAGGACGCGCAGCCGAAGGGCGGCAAGAAGAGCCGGTTGCCGAAGAAGGTCTACACCAAGGAACTGCTGCGGCTGCAGGCCGAGCTGGTCAAGCTGCAGGAGTGGGTCCGGGCCGAGGGCGCCCGGGTCGTGGTGGTGTTCGAGGGCCGGGACGCGGCCGGCAAGGGCAGCACGATCAAGCGCGTGACCCAGTACCTGAACCCACGGGTCGCCCGGATCACCGCGCTGCCGGCGCCGACCGAGCGGCAGCGGTCCCAGTGGTACTTCCAGCGCTACATCGAGCACCTCCCCGCAGCCGGCGAGATCGTCCTGTTCGACCGCAGCTGGTACAACCGGGCCGGCGTCGAACGGGTGATGGGGTTCTGCTCGAACGACGAGTACGTCCGGTTCCTGCGGCAGGCCCCGGTGTTCGAACGGCTGCTGGTCGAGGACGGCATCCTGCTGCGCAAGTACTGGTTCTCGGTCAGCGACAGCGAACAGGAGAACCGGTTCCGCAGCCGGCTGGAGGACCCGATGCGGCGGTGGAAGCTGTCGCCGATGGACCTGGAGTCGATCACCCGGTGGGAGGACTACTCCCGCGCCAAGGACGAGATGTTCCTCCAGACCGACCGGCCGGAGGCTCCCTGGTACGTGGTGGAGAGCGAGGACAAGCGGACCGCGCGGATCAACATGATCGCGCACCTGCTGTCCACGATCCCGTACCACGAGGTCCAGCGGGCCCCGTTGGACCTGCCGCCGCGGCCCCCGTCGAAGGGGTACGAGCGGACGCCCCGGGAGATGCAGACCGAGATCCCCGACCACGCGGCCGGCCTGCGCTGA
- a CDS encoding universal stress protein — protein MTAQTSSVVVGYDGSPGAEAALEWATAEAVRLLLPLRIVEASALVVSTEPRHPGKVVPLAALRTARERGLRTLANGIRGRHPGLTVETLLVEGGPAQTLIEETAHARLVVLGSRGLGGWSGLLVGSVAVQVGTHAQCPVVVIPPDVRPRARERTVVVGVDGSKTSARAIDFAFDQAAAIGAKIIAVHAWSSPFMTHLEDGRSTLQFEDDDVEESSRLLVAESVAGAVADHPDVPWQPQLVDGHPARAILAEAQSADLVVVGSRGRGGFTGLLLGSVGQSVLHHAPCPVAIVR, from the coding sequence ATGACCGCACAGACCTCGTCCGTCGTCGTCGGTTACGACGGCTCGCCCGGCGCGGAAGCGGCGCTCGAGTGGGCCACGGCCGAGGCGGTCCGGCTGCTGTTGCCGCTGCGGATCGTGGAGGCGTCCGCGCTGGTCGTCTCGACCGAGCCCCGGCACCCGGGCAAGGTCGTCCCGTTGGCGGCGTTGCGGACCGCCCGGGAGCGCGGTCTCCGCACGCTGGCCAACGGGATCCGCGGGCGGCACCCAGGACTCACTGTCGAGACGCTGCTCGTCGAGGGCGGTCCCGCCCAGACCCTGATCGAGGAGACGGCGCACGCCCGCCTGGTCGTCCTCGGGTCCCGCGGGCTCGGCGGATGGTCCGGGCTGCTGGTCGGATCGGTCGCGGTCCAGGTCGGTACGCACGCGCAGTGCCCGGTCGTCGTGATCCCGCCCGACGTCCGGCCCCGGGCCAGGGAGCGGACCGTGGTCGTCGGGGTGGACGGCTCGAAGACGTCGGCCCGGGCGATCGACTTCGCCTTCGACCAGGCCGCCGCAATCGGGGCCAAGATCATCGCCGTGCACGCGTGGTCCAGCCCGTTCATGACACATCTGGAGGACGGCCGGTCGACGTTGCAGTTCGAGGACGACGACGTCGAGGAGTCGAGCCGGTTGCTGGTGGCCGAGTCGGTCGCCGGCGCGGTCGCCGATCACCCGGACGTCCCGTGGCAACCGCAACTGGTCGACGGGCATCCGGCCCGGGCGATCCTCGCCGAGGCGCAGTCGGCCGATCTCGTCGTGGTGGGCTCGCGTGGTCGCGGTGGATTCACCGGGCTGCTGCTCGGCTCCGTCGGTCAGAGTGTGCTCCACCACGCGCCCTGTCCGGTCGCGATCGTCCGCTGA
- a CDS encoding universal stress protein, translated as MSDCVVVGYDGSPGTAPAVRWAACEAQRRGLGLRIVHAPPWPAGHAVLRELGEIREHAEEVLLAASERILFDHTGLPIELAAVIGDPVPVLLREATTAAGLVVGSGRADPGEDLAAGSGKFHLAAHVPCPLVVVPPDWGPRGVPRIVLGIDGTASVAPTRYALDHAVAAGARLVAVLTWQDQRADPPDELPEIAELLAKQAAEHPGLDLSDRIVHGPAANVLLDAARSAQLLVVGARGNGSFPGSFLGSVTHAVLQHATCPVAVIP; from the coding sequence ATGTCCGACTGCGTCGTCGTCGGGTACGACGGATCACCGGGAACCGCTCCGGCCGTCCGCTGGGCGGCGTGCGAGGCCCAGCGTCGTGGGCTGGGTCTGCGCATCGTCCACGCGCCGCCCTGGCCGGCCGGCCACGCCGTCCTGCGGGAGCTCGGCGAGATCCGCGAGCACGCCGAGGAGGTCCTGCTGGCGGCCTCGGAGCGGATCCTGTTCGACCACACCGGCCTGCCGATCGAGCTGGCCGCGGTGATCGGTGACCCGGTCCCGGTTCTGTTGCGTGAGGCAACCACAGCGGCCGGCCTGGTGGTCGGGTCCGGCCGGGCCGACCCGGGCGAGGACCTGGCCGCCGGATCGGGGAAGTTCCACCTCGCCGCTCATGTACCGTGCCCGCTCGTCGTCGTCCCGCCGGACTGGGGTCCGCGCGGTGTCCCGCGGATCGTGCTGGGGATCGACGGTACGGCCTCGGTCGCGCCGACCCGGTACGCGCTCGACCATGCCGTGGCCGCCGGTGCCCGGCTGGTCGCCGTGCTGACGTGGCAGGACCAGCGCGCCGATCCGCCGGACGAGCTCCCCGAGATCGCGGAACTGCTCGCCAAACAGGCCGCGGAGCATCCCGGGCTCGACCTGTCCGACCGGATCGTCCACGGTCCCGCCGCGAACGTACTCCTCGACGCCGCCCGCTCGGCACAGCTGCTCGTCGTCGGTGCCCGGGGCAACGGTTCCTTCCCCGGCTCGTTCCTCGGCTCCGTCACACACGCCGTACTCCAGCACGCCACTTGCCCGGTCGCCGTGATCCCCTGA
- a CDS encoding S1C family serine protease yields MDGAGTDGAGTDGGAEEARRGAGWSPLVVALVVVSLLALIAAVGWVRSTGNGGACEAGPVATKAMPSVVTIYAQAANGVRGNGSGQFLDTAGHVLTNNHVISKAVGGGSVTVLRPNGEELRATLVGRDISTDLAVLSVQPQSAVTPIAFGPAPAIGDQVFAIGAPLGLTDTITAGVLSAQGRSVRVPADGTMTALLVSALQTDAAINPGNSGGTLANCDGELIGVPTAGATADDSLGRPVAGSIGLGFAIPGDTAKSIADRLIADGRVQHGDFGLAVVPISRGESTIAPDALYVSSVTPGGPSARAGLRQSDVITALDGETVSSGDQVQEISLSKSPGETVEVQYDRGGAAQTATVTLGE; encoded by the coding sequence ATGGACGGGGCTGGTACGGACGGGGCTGGTACGGACGGGGGTGCCGAGGAGGCTCGGCGTGGGGCCGGGTGGTCGCCGTTGGTCGTGGCGCTCGTGGTGGTGTCGTTGCTGGCCTTGATCGCGGCGGTCGGCTGGGTGCGGAGTACCGGGAACGGCGGCGCGTGCGAGGCCGGGCCGGTGGCGACGAAGGCGATGCCGTCGGTGGTGACGATCTACGCGCAGGCGGCGAACGGGGTCCGGGGCAACGGTTCGGGGCAGTTCCTGGACACCGCGGGCCACGTGCTGACCAACAACCACGTGATCTCGAAGGCCGTCGGCGGCGGCAGCGTCACGGTCCTGCGGCCGAACGGCGAGGAACTGCGGGCCACGTTGGTGGGGCGCGACATCTCGACCGATCTCGCGGTCCTGTCGGTCCAGCCGCAGTCCGCGGTGACGCCGATCGCGTTCGGTCCGGCGCCCGCGATCGGCGACCAGGTGTTCGCGATCGGGGCGCCGCTCGGCCTGACCGACACGATCACCGCCGGCGTCCTGAGTGCCCAGGGCCGGTCGGTCCGGGTCCCCGCGGACGGCACGATGACCGCGTTGCTGGTGTCCGCGTTGCAGACCGACGCGGCGATCAACCCGGGCAACAGCGGCGGCACCCTGGCCAACTGCGACGGCGAGCTGATCGGCGTACCGACGGCGGGTGCGACCGCGGACGACTCGCTCGGGCGGCCGGTCGCGGGCAGTATCGGCCTCGGGTTCGCGATCCCGGGCGACACGGCGAAGAGCATCGCGGACCGGCTGATCGCGGACGGCCGGGTCCAGCACGGCGACTTCGGCCTGGCCGTGGTACCGATCTCGCGTGGAGAGAGCACGATCGCACCGGACGCGCTGTACGTGTCGAGTGTGACGCCAGGTGGACCTTCGGCACGTGCGGGTCTTCGGCAGAGCGACGTGATCACCGCGCTGGACGGCGAGACGGTGTCGAGCGGGGACCAGGTGCAGGAGATCTCGCTGTCCAAGTCGCCGGGGGAGACGGTCGAGGTGCAGTACGACCGAGGTGGTGCGGCGCAGACCGCGACGGTCACACTCGGCGAGTGA
- a CDS encoding c-type cytochrome: protein MRWGSGWRRRRFAGAAVVLAGLLLVGGAYAAVAPDNAVADQSSKSQLIEEGRKLFAVGCSSCHGLHAEGGTDGEGRIAGPPLIGVGAAAVDFQVGTGRMPAVQPGAQVEQKPRAYTEAETEALAAYVASLAPGPAIPPPQYYDVSQVTDEQLARGGELFRTNCTACHNFAGRGGALPNGRYAPSLMQSSPKHIYEAMLTGPQQMPVFSDQVLYPEDKRAIIAYIVELQQQTDPGGFGLGRLGPVSEGLWGWVVGISLLIAVAIWITAKGVRARRAQHNEE from the coding sequence CTGCGATGGGGCTCGGGGTGGCGGCGGCGCCGGTTCGCGGGGGCCGCCGTGGTGCTGGCTGGGCTGCTGCTGGTGGGTGGCGCGTACGCCGCGGTCGCACCGGACAACGCGGTCGCGGACCAGTCGTCCAAGTCGCAGCTGATCGAGGAAGGCCGCAAACTCTTCGCGGTCGGGTGCTCCAGCTGTCATGGTCTGCACGCCGAGGGCGGGACGGACGGGGAGGGCCGGATCGCCGGGCCACCGCTGATCGGGGTCGGTGCGGCGGCGGTCGACTTCCAGGTCGGGACCGGGCGGATGCCGGCGGTCCAGCCGGGCGCCCAGGTCGAGCAGAAGCCGCGGGCGTACACGGAGGCCGAGACCGAGGCGCTGGCCGCGTACGTCGCGTCGCTGGCCCCCGGTCCGGCGATTCCGCCACCGCAGTACTACGACGTCAGCCAGGTCACCGACGAACAGCTGGCCCGCGGCGGCGAGCTGTTCCGGACGAACTGCACGGCCTGCCACAACTTCGCCGGCCGTGGCGGCGCGTTGCCGAACGGCCGGTACGCGCCGTCGCTGATGCAGTCGTCGCCGAAGCACATCTACGAGGCGATGCTCACCGGCCCGCAGCAGATGCCGGTCTTCTCCGACCAGGTGCTGTACCCGGAGGACAAGCGCGCCATCATCGCCTACATCGTCGAACTCCAGCAGCAGACCGACCCGGGCGGCTTCGGCCTCGGCCGGCTCGGCCCCGTCTCCGAGGGCCTGTGGGGCTGGGTGGTCGGAATCAGCCTGCTGATCGCCGTCGCGATCTGGATCACCGCCAAGGGCGTCCGGGCGAGACGCGCCCAGCACAACGAGGAGTAA
- a CDS encoding alpha/beta fold hydrolase yields the protein MLSNALRRTGSRTVRLTAVILALLLVPLGVTSAEAGSSGRHPKPTIVLVHGAWADGTSWADVVKRLQHDGYTVVAPPNNLRGLAADSAYIRDFLQTISGPIVLAAHSYGGAVITNAATGLPNVKSLVYIDAFIPDEGQVLGPLAGEDSALAGAFTDPASVFKLVPYPSAPAGVVDTYLLPKVFFDDFAQDLPRRQAMMLQATQRPASLLIITEPSGPPAWKTIPSYALVGTQDRIITPEAQLAMAKNAGAKVVKVKSSHVSLISHPDDVTRLIEKAAR from the coding sequence ATGCTGAGCAACGCCCTGCGCAGAACCGGTTCCCGGACCGTCCGCCTCACCGCGGTCATCCTCGCTCTGCTGCTCGTCCCCCTCGGTGTCACGTCCGCCGAGGCGGGCTCGTCGGGCCGGCACCCGAAGCCGACCATCGTGCTCGTGCACGGTGCGTGGGCCGACGGGACCAGCTGGGCCGACGTGGTCAAGCGCCTGCAGCACGACGGGTACACGGTGGTCGCACCGCCCAACAACCTACGCGGACTCGCCGCCGACTCCGCCTACATCCGCGACTTCCTGCAGACGATCAGCGGACCGATCGTGCTCGCGGCCCACTCGTACGGCGGCGCCGTGATCACGAACGCGGCCACCGGACTCCCGAACGTGAAGTCGCTCGTCTACATCGACGCGTTCATCCCCGACGAGGGACAGGTCCTCGGCCCGCTCGCCGGTGAGGACTCGGCCCTCGCGGGCGCGTTCACGGATCCGGCCTCGGTGTTCAAGCTGGTCCCGTACCCGAGCGCGCCGGCCGGCGTGGTCGACACGTACCTGCTGCCGAAGGTCTTCTTCGACGACTTCGCCCAGGACCTGCCGCGCCGGCAGGCGATGATGCTGCAGGCGACCCAGCGGCCGGCCTCCCTGCTGATCATCACCGAGCCGTCCGGCCCGCCGGCCTGGAAGACGATCCCGTCCTACGCACTGGTCGGCACGCAGGACCGCATCATCACCCCGGAAGCCCAGCTCGCGATGGCGAAGAACGCGGGCGCGAAGGTCGTGAAGGTCAAGTCCTCGCACGTCTCGCTGATCTCCCACCCCGACGACGTCACCCGCCTGATCGAGAAGGCCGCCCGCTGA
- a CDS encoding NAD(P)H-dependent flavin oxidoreductase has product MSTFLDLDLPVIAAPMAGGAGTPALVRAAAEAGGFGFLAAGYKQPQVLADELAAMKASGVPFGVNLFAPNPVPVDLAAFRRYAEVLAPEAERLGVRLDSTVAVEDDDHWHDKLDLLRANPVPVVSLTFGPASPADLAALRRSGALVVQSVTSVEEAKAAVGVDALAVQAAAAGGHSATFTPARPLATTPIADLVTAVRSATGLPVIAAGGLATAEDVAAVIRAGADAAMVGTVLLRSDEAGTSATHKAALADPARTETVLTHAFTGRPARALRSTFTDQYSEVAPYGYPALHHLTSGLRKAAAAAGDPERLHLWAGTGFRHATEEPAAAILTRLAGRL; this is encoded by the coding sequence ATGAGCACGTTCCTCGACCTGGACCTGCCGGTGATCGCCGCGCCGATGGCCGGGGGTGCCGGGACGCCGGCGCTGGTTCGCGCGGCCGCGGAGGCGGGTGGCTTCGGCTTCCTGGCCGCCGGGTACAAGCAGCCGCAGGTCCTCGCCGACGAACTCGCCGCGATGAAGGCGAGCGGCGTCCCGTTCGGCGTCAACCTCTTCGCCCCCAACCCGGTACCGGTCGACCTGGCCGCCTTCCGCCGGTACGCCGAGGTGCTCGCACCCGAGGCCGAGCGGCTCGGCGTGAGGCTCGACTCCACCGTGGCGGTCGAGGACGACGACCACTGGCACGACAAGCTGGACCTGTTGCGGGCGAATCCGGTCCCCGTGGTCAGCCTGACGTTCGGTCCGGCGAGCCCGGCCGACCTGGCTGCCCTTCGCCGATCCGGCGCGCTGGTCGTCCAGTCGGTCACCTCGGTCGAGGAGGCGAAGGCCGCGGTCGGGGTCGACGCGTTGGCGGTCCAGGCCGCCGCCGCGGGTGGTCACTCGGCCACCTTCACCCCGGCCAGGCCGCTCGCCACCACCCCGATCGCCGATCTCGTCACCGCCGTCCGGAGCGCGACCGGTCTCCCCGTGATCGCCGCCGGCGGCCTGGCCACGGCCGAGGACGTCGCTGCCGTGATCCGGGCCGGAGCCGACGCGGCGATGGTCGGCACGGTTCTCCTGCGGAGCGACGAGGCCGGTACCTCCGCGACCCACAAGGCCGCCCTCGCCGACCCCGCGCGGACCGAGACCGTCCTCACCCACGCCTTCACCGGACGACCCGCCCGCGCATTGCGGAGCACCTTCACCGACCAGTACAGCGAAGTGGCCCCGTACGGCTATCCCGCGCTGCACCACCTCACCAGCGGTCTGCGCAAAGCCGCCGCGGCCGCCGGTGACCCCGAACGACTGCACCTCTGGGCCGGCACCGGCTTCCGGCACGCCACGGAAGAACCCGCGGCCGCCATCCTCACCCGGCTCGCCGGTCGGCTCTGA
- a CDS encoding dihydrolipoyl dehydrogenase family protein: MDTNFDAIVIGGGSPGEHCAAAIAEDGTRVAIVERERLGGECSYWACIPSKTLLRPGEAVAAARDVPGAKEAVTGSIDANAVLDWRNFMVSDYSDAGQESWAAGAGIAVLRGAGRLAGPNTVEVGGQKYTAEHIVIATGSDPVVPPVPGLRELPGLWTNREVTGMTELPRRLLVLGAGPTGVEMAQAVARMGGSVVLVERGDHVLPREPRALGEAVHAGLTEDGIELRCGQEVAGASHDGSEYVLAFADGSQVRGDKLLVATGRQPRTAGLGLETVGITPGPHGIPVDDRLSAGPNLWAIGDATGLWQLTHVGKYQGRVVASNIHGRLRRAQYESVPRVVFCDPQAASVGEAEGPYTATVQLSGVARTATYTRHYDTRPGFLTLVSDGSRLIGAYAAGPEAGEWLQQATLAIRARIQLPVLLDVIQPFPTFSEAYLTALRDLESQVAKQRKQAAAIA; this comes from the coding sequence ATGGACACGAACTTCGACGCCATCGTCATCGGCGGCGGGTCGCCCGGCGAACACTGTGCCGCCGCGATCGCCGAGGACGGTACGCGGGTCGCGATCGTCGAGCGGGAACGCCTCGGCGGGGAGTGCTCGTACTGGGCGTGCATCCCGTCGAAGACCCTGCTGCGCCCGGGCGAGGCGGTCGCCGCGGCCCGGGACGTACCGGGTGCGAAGGAGGCGGTGACCGGCTCGATCGACGCGAACGCGGTGCTCGACTGGCGGAACTTCATGGTGTCCGACTACTCCGACGCCGGGCAGGAGTCCTGGGCGGCCGGTGCGGGGATCGCGGTACTGCGCGGCGCCGGCCGGCTCGCGGGCCCGAACACGGTCGAGGTCGGCGGGCAGAAGTACACGGCCGAGCACATCGTCATCGCCACCGGGTCGGACCCGGTCGTCCCGCCGGTTCCGGGACTGCGCGAGCTGCCCGGTCTGTGGACGAACCGGGAGGTCACCGGGATGACCGAGCTCCCGCGCCGGCTGCTCGTCCTCGGGGCCGGACCGACCGGGGTCGAGATGGCCCAGGCGGTCGCGCGGATGGGCGGCTCGGTCGTCCTGGTCGAACGCGGCGACCACGTGCTCCCCCGCGAACCACGAGCACTCGGCGAGGCCGTCCACGCCGGCCTGACCGAGGACGGTATCGAGCTGCGCTGCGGGCAGGAGGTCGCCGGGGCGAGCCACGACGGGTCGGAGTACGTGCTCGCGTTCGCCGACGGCTCGCAGGTGCGCGGGGACAAACTGCTGGTGGCGACCGGGCGGCAGCCGCGGACCGCCGGCCTCGGGCTGGAGACGGTCGGGATCACGCCGGGTCCCCACGGTATCCCTGTCGACGACCGGCTGTCCGCGGGCCCGAACCTCTGGGCGATCGGCGACGCGACCGGACTCTGGCAGCTCACCCACGTCGGCAAGTACCAGGGCCGCGTCGTCGCCTCGAACATCCACGGCCGGCTGCGGCGCGCGCAGTACGAGTCGGTGCCGCGGGTGGTGTTCTGCGACCCGCAGGCCGCATCGGTCGGTGAGGCCGAGGGACCGTACACGGCGACCGTCCAGCTCTCCGGGGTCGCGCGGACCGCGACGTACACGCGGCACTACGACACGCGACCCGGGTTCCTCACCCTCGTCTCGGACGGGAGCCGGCTGATCGGCGCCTACGCGGCCGGGCCGGAGGCGGGGGAATGGTTGCAACAGGCAACGCTCGCGATCCGGGCCCGGATCCAGCTACCGGTCCTGCTCGACGTGATCCAGCCGTTCCCGACGTTCTCCGAGGCGTACCTGACCGCGCTGCGTGATTTGGAGAGCCAGGTCGCCAAGCAGAGGAAGCAGGCCGCGGCGATCGCCTGA